GGGGAGCTGTCCGAACTCGACCGGCACGACGTCCCCGACCACACCCGCCGCCTGGTCGAAGCCTGCAAGATGCTCGATCCCCTGTACCCCGAACGCCGCCTGTGGGCCTGGGCGCACATGCTCGGCTTCCGCGGCCACTTCTCCTCCAAATCCCGCCGCTACTCCACCACCCTCGGCGCCCTCCGCCAGGCCCGCGCCGACTACCGCGCCGCACAGGAACACGCCGCCCTCGCCCTGGACGACCGCGAGCCGGACACCGTCCTCGTCCTCGCCGACTGGCAGTACGCCGGCCACGGCCACACCCCCGGCGAATCCGTGCTCGCCGCCACCATCGCCCGGAACCTCCAGCTCAACCGCGAGACAGCTCGTGAAGCCGTACGCGACCAACTCGACCAGGAAGGAGTCGCAGCATGACCACCGTCACTCCAGAGCTGCTGACCGTGCCGGAAGTCATGGCGCGGCTGAAGGTTGGACGCAGCAAGGTCTACGACCTCATCCGCACCCGCCGCCTTGCCTCCATCAAGATCGACGGAGCGCGTCGAGTACCCACCGACGCCGTACGCGACTTCATTCAGGACCAGTTGGGAGAGGCCATCTGATGGCCAAGCGACGTAGCCGGGGTGACGGCGGCCTCCACTGGGACGAGAAGAGACAGCGCTGGATCGCCACGGCGAACCTCGGCTTCGATCCGAGCGGTAAGCGGATCGTCAAGCGGGGGAGTGGCAAGACCAAGACGGAGGCCAAGAACAAGCTCAAAGAGGTTCTGCGTGACCACGAAGACGGTCTCGCGATCGCACCCACGGGGTACACCGTCGCCGACGCGGTGAACGACTGGCTTGCCTACGGTCTCGCTGGCCGTGACCAGCGCACCGTCGAGAACTGCACCCACCTAAGCCAGAAGCACGTCATACCGGGTTTGGGTGCCCGGAAGCTGCGTGACCTCAGCGCAGAGGACGTCGACCGCTGGCTGGCCGCCAAGGCTCAGACTCTGAGCACGCGCAGCCTTCAGGCGGTCCACTCCTGCCTGAACCGGGCGGTCAAGCGGGCCATGGCGCGTGACAAGGTGAAGCGCAACGTGGTGGAGCTGTGCTCTGTGCCCCAGGGCCAGCCTGGCCGGCCGTCCAAGGCGCTCACCTTCGCCCAGGCCGAGGCGGTGCTGAATGCTGCCGAGGGCACGTCGATGCACGCCTACATCGTCGTCGCCCTGCTGACCGGTGCGCGCACCGAGGAGCTGCGGGCGCTGACCTGGGACCACGTCTTCCTCAAGGGAAGTCCGGACGTTGAGCCGCCGCAGCCTCCGCACATCGCCGTCTGGCGCTCGGTCCGGCGCGGTGGGGACACGAAAACCCGGAAGTCTCGGCGAACGCTCGCCCTGCCGGCGCGTTGCGTGGAGGTCCTCTGGCAGCACTTTGAGGACCAGGGCTGGGAACGGCTCGCCGCCGGTGACAAGTGGGAGGAACACGGCCTGGTCTTCTCGTCGGCCGTTGGCAAGCCGCTCGACGCGACTAACGTCCGGCGCGCCTTCCGCCAGGCGCTCAAGGATGCCAACGGGATCAACGCCGACGAGTGGACACCGAGGGAGCTGAGGCACAGCTTCGTGTCCCTGCTGTCCGACCGCGGCGTCCCGCTGGAGGAGATCTCCCGGCTCGTCGGACACTCCGGTACGGCCGTGACTGAGGAGGTCTACCGGAAGCAGATCCGGCCCGTCATCCAGACCGGCGCTGTGGTCATGGACGGCATCTTCAAGCGGGGTCCGGCGCGATAGTCACGCAGATAGACACGCACAGAAAACAGGTGAGGCAGACCGTAACGTTACGGTCTGCCTCACCTGGTGTTTCTCTGTCGGGGTGGCGGGATTTGAACCCACGACCTCTTCGTCCCGAACGAAGCGCGCTACCAAGCTGCGCCACACCCCGATTGTCGCTGCTCGTCGCGGCGACGTCGTTTACTTTAGCCCACCGGGGGCCGGAGGCGAAATCCGGATTACCGGCGGCGGCGGAGGGGGTTCGGGCGGATGTGGTCCAGGGCCACGAGGAGAACGCCCAGGGCGTAGAGGGCGAGGCCGAGGAGGAGGGCGTTGCCGAGGACGCCCTTGTAGCCGTGCTGGTCGACGTCGAGGAAGGGGTAGAGGTAGCGGCCCTCGGTGCCGGGGAGCAGGAGCTCGCCGCGGGCCAGGGTGAAGGCCAGGTAGGCCAGGGGGTAGAGGATCCACGCGGCGGCCTGGCGCAGGTGCAGACGGCCGGGGACGCTGAGGAGCAGCCAGTCGAGGGCCGCGGCGACGGGGACGGCCGTGTTGAGCAGGTGGGCCGCGACCGTGTCCCAGCCGCCGGCGCCCGTGCTGCCCGGCACCGCGAACGGGCTCGCCGGGTTGGCCAGGAGCAGGTGGTGGACGAGGCCTGCGGCGGTGACGTAGAGAAGCGCCGCGCCGGTGAGGGCACCCGACAGGGGGCGGCGGGCGGACCAGGCGCGACGGGCCGAGGCGAGCATGACCAGGGACAGCAGGATGCTGCTCTGCGCCGTGAAGTGGCTCAGGGTCCTGCTCGCGGGGCCACCCAGGAGGAGCTGTGCCGTCACGCCCGTCAGCGCCAGCACCGCGGTGACGAGGCGGAAGGCGGCGACCAGCGGCCGGCGTACAGGGGTCACGACGGCCGTCGCCGGGACCGGCGAGGGCAGCAGCTTGGGCGGGCGCGGGACCGCGGGGAGGTCCGGGATGTCCCTGGGTATCGAGGCTGTCATGGCATCAAGCTAGGCATACCAGACATAACGGGCTATGCGGGGTGAGCCGTGTGGGTTACCGGACCCCGCGAGGCCCCGCCGATCACCGCTCCCGGCTTCAGGCCCCCGGCCCCGCTCCTCCGCCGGTCACCGCTCCCGGCCCACCAGCGTCAGCAGCGTCGCCTCCGGCGGGCAGGCGAAACGGACCGGGGTGTAGCGGTTGGTGCCGCAGCCCGCCGACACGTGGAGGTAGGCGGTACGGCCCTCCGCCGTGTGTGTGGACAGGCCCTTCACACGGTCCGTGTCCAGGTCGCAGTTGGTGACCAGGGCACCGTAGAAGGGGATGCACAGCTGGCCGCCGTGGGTGTGGCCGGCGAGGATCAGGGGATAGCCGTCCGCCGTGTAGGAGTCCAGGACGCGCAGGTACGGCGCGTGGACCACGCCCATCGAGAAGTCCGCCGCGCCCGACGGGCCGCCCGCCACCTCCGCGTACCGGTCCCGCTTGATGTGCGGGTCGTCCAGTCCCGTCAGCTCGACGGACACGCCCTCGACCTTGAGCGTGCCGCGCGTGTTGGTGAGGTTCTGCCAGCCGGCGGCGTCGAAGCCGTCACGGAGGTCCTCCCACGGGTTGTGGACGACACCCTCGGCGGGCGCGTTGCCGTTCAGGCCGTGACGGCCCTGGGCCTTCTCGATCAGGTACCGCGCGGGATTGCGCAGCTTGGGGCCGTAGTAGTCGTTGGAGCCGAAGACATAGGCGCCCGGGAACTCCATCAGGGGGCCCAGGGAGTCCAGGACCTCCGGGACACCGTCCGGGTCGGACAGGTTGTCGCCGGTGTTGATCACGAAGTCGGGACGCAGGCCGGCCAGCGAGCGCAGCCAGCGCTGCTTCTTGCGCTGGCCGCCGACCATGTGGATGTCGGACACCTGGAGCACGCGCAGCGGGCGCATTCCGGAGGGCAGGACGGGGATCGTCACCCGTCGCAGGCGGAACGAACGGGCCTCGAAACCCGCCGCGTAGACCAGACCGGCGGCGCCAACCGCCGTGATTCCCAGGGGTACTCCGTATCGCGCGCGCATACGTCCATCGTGTCAGAAGCCGTGCCGGAAGCGAGCGGCCGCCGGACGCACGGCCCCCTCCGGGCCGTGACGGGGCCACCGGGGCCGGCCGGGAGCGACGAGAGTCTCCGGACGGGAATCACGAGGGCCGCGAAATCGGCAGGCGTCCTTCCTCCCGCACCTGCGACAATCACCCCCATGACCACGCTCAAGTCGAAGCTGCAGGACGACCTCAACGCCGCGATCAAGGAGCGCGACGAGCTCCGCTCCTCGACGCTCCGGCTGACGCTCGCCGCGATCACCAAGGAGGAGGTCGCGGGCAAGGAGAAGCGCGAGCTCTCCGACGACGAGGTACAGAAGGTGATCACCCGCGAGGCGAAGAAGCGTCGTGAGGCCGCGGACGCCTTCGCGCAGGGTGGCCGCCCCGAGAGCGCCGAGCGGGAGAAGGCGGAGGGCGAGGTGCTCGCCGCCTACCTGCCGAAGCAGCTGTCGGACGACGAGCTGAACACGATCGTCGCGCAGGCCGTCGAGGAGGCGAAGGCGGCCGGTGCGGAGGGGCCGCGGGCCATGGGCGCCGTCATGAAGATCGTGAACCCGAAGGTGGCCGGGCAGGCCGAGGGCGGCCGGGTCGCCGCCGCGGTGAAGAAGCTGCTGGCGGGCTGACCCCGTGACCGGGCGCCACTGGCTGATCCCCGTAGCCGGGTACCACCGGCTGATCCCGTAGCCGGTACAAGCGAAGAAGGCCGGTGGCCCTCACCTCTCGGTGAGGGCCACCGGCCTTCGTGCGTACGGGATAGGCGTACGGGGCGGCGGGGGACGGACTCAGTCGCGCCGTCCGCCGATGCCGCCGCCGTTGCCCTGTCCCTGGAAGATGTTGCCGGGGAAGCCACCGTCGCCGCCGCCGCTGCCCGTGCCGCCGTCGATCAGGCCGCCGATGACACCACCGGCCTCGTTGCCCTCGTCGCCGTTGCCGCCGTCGTCCCGGCCGCCGTCGTCACCCCGTCCGCCGTCGTTGCCGCGGCCCTTGTCCTTGTCCTTGCTGTCCGGGATGTCGACGAGGTTGAAGGGGTTGGGCGGTGTGCCCTCCAGCGCGCCCGCCATCATGTCGCCCCAGATCGGGCCGGGGACCTCGCCGCCGAAGACCTTCTCGTGCGGGACGCCGCCGATGGTGATGTCGACCATCTTCCGCTCGTGCTTGGGGTCGCCGACCCACACGGCGCCCGCCAGGTCCGGCGTGTAACCGACGAACCAGGCCGCGAAGCGTTCGTCCGTCGTACCGGTCTTGCCGGCGCTCGGACGGCTGTCGAGGCCGGCCTGCTGACCCGTACCGTCCTCGACCACGCCCTTGAGGAGCGTGTTGACGGTGTCGGCCGTCGTCTCGGACATGGCCCGCGAGCACGTGGACTTCGGCACCTCGAGCGACTTGCTCTTGTTGCCGATCCGCTGGCTGATCGACTCGATGGCGACCGGCGTGCAGTACATGCCGCGCGAGGCGAAGGCCGCGTAGGCGCTCGCCATGGTCAGCGGGGACACCTCGGTGACGCCGAGGGCGATGGACGGCGTCTGCTCCAGCTCGTTCCCGTTGGCGCGCTCGACGCCCATCTTCTGGGCCATCTGCGTCACCGGGCAGATGCCGATGTCGCTGATCATCTGGACGTAGTAGGTGTTGACCGACTTGGCGGTCGCCTCCCGCATGTCGTAGGGGCCGACCTCCGTCTCGTTCTCGTTGGCGAGCTCGGCACCCTCGTTGTTCACCCAGTTCTTGCCGTCGCAGGCCGCGACCGGGCTCGGGTACTCCATCTCGTACGGCGAGGAGTACGACTTCGTCGCCGGCATGCCGCCCTCGATGGCCGCGGCGGCCACGATCGGCTTGAACGTCGAACCGGGCTGGTAGCCCGCGCCGCCGCCCATGGCGCTGTTGACGGACAGGTTGAGGGTCGTCTCGCCGTTCTTGATGTCGACGCCGTACGGGCGGGACTGGCCCATCGCGACGATCTTGCCGGTGCCGGGCTCGACGATGGTGGCCGCGGTCGCCACGTCGTCCTTCTTGTAGACGTGGTCCTTGATCGACTGCTGCACCGACTCCTGCGCCTGCGGGCTCATGGTCGTGCGGATCGTCAGACCGCCCTGGTTCCAGACCTTGGCCCGGTCCTCCTTGGTCTTGCCGAAGACCGGGTCGCTCAGGAACACCGCGCGGACGTAGTCGCAGAAGAAGCCCGCGCCCTTGACGGCCGTGATGCAGCCGTTCTTGGGCCGGCTGACCTTCAGCCCGAGCGGCGCCTCCTTCGCCTTGGCGGCCTCCGCCTCGGAGATGTCGCCGACCTGCGCCATGCGGGTCAGGACCACGTTGCGCCGCTTGACGGCCTCCGCCTCGTCGTTGACCGGGTCGTACCGGCTGGGTGACTGGACGATGCCGGCCAGGAGCGCGGACTCCTGGACGTTGAGGTCCTTGGCGGACTTGGAGAAGTAACGCTGGGCGGCCGCCTCGATGCCGTAGGCCTGCTGGCCGAAGAACGTGATGTTCAGGTAGTTCTCGAGGATCTTCTTCTTGCCCAGCTCCTCCTCGACCTGGATCGCGAGCTTCAGCTCGCGGATCTTGCGGCCGATGGTCTGCTGGGTGGCCTGCGCGACCTTCGTCGGGTCGTCGCCGGCCTCCTCCACGAAGACGTTCTTGACGTACTGCTGCGTGAGCGTGGACGCGCCCTCGGAGACCCCTCCGCTACGGGCGTTCTTGTTGAGCGCGCGCAGGACGCCCTTGAGGTCGACCGCGCCGTGCTCGTAGAAGCGCGAGTCCTCGATCGCGACGATCGCCTTCTGCATGTACGGCGAGATGTCCTTCAGGGCGACCACCGTGCGGTCGCGCGAGTAGACCGTGGCGATGGTGCCGCCCTCGGCGTCGAGGATGGCGGTGCGCTGGCTCAGCGGGGGAGTCTTCAGGTTGGCCGGGAGAGCGTCGAAGCTCTCCACCGAACCCTTGGCCGCCAGCCCCAGCGCGCCCACTGCGGGCAACGCGATGCCGGCCAGCACGGCTCCCGCGAGCACACTGACACCGAGGAACTTGGCGGCCTGCTGCGTTGGCGACAGACCACCGCCCGAGCGCTTCTTTGGCATGGAGGCAGCCTACGTTCTCATTCGCCGGACACGCGTGAATGCCTTGGCCTAAGCTGCACTCAACTGTCACAGCAGTGAGGCCACGTATCAATACGTCCGGCGACCCCGAATCGTTCCGGATCCGCTCGAGTTTTTTCCGAGAGGCGCCCCTGGGGGGCGTGTTGGTGTGTACGGGCGCGTGCCACGGCGTGTGGGATACGTGTCCGAAACCGCCTTGTGTGTCAATTGGTGTCCGTTGTGGCGCAACTGAAACGACCCTGATGCCGGGATCGTCGCGTATGTCGCCAGCTCACTCCCCCGGGTGATCTGCCGCTTACCCATAGTCCGTTCGGGCCATTCAAGATTGGGCCCGAAGGGGGTGTTGCGCTGTGCCCACCTTCCGTAACGTCCTCAACTGGCGGCGGTGAATATGCCGCTGCCGCCGTGGGGGAGCCTCGATTCGGGAGAGGACGGCGCCGGTATGGGCTGGGTAACCGACTGGAGTGCGCAGGCCGCCTGCCGCACTACCGATCCGGACGAACTGTTCGTTCAGGGAGCAGCGCAGAACAGGGCCAAGGCGGTGTGCACCGGATGTCCGGTGCGGACCGAGTGCCTGGCCGACGCGCTCGACAACCGCGTCGAATTCGGCGTGTGGGGAGGCATGACGGAGCGGGAGCGCCGCGCACTGCTGCGCCGGCGGCCCACCGTGACCTCCTGGCGCCGACTGCTGGAGACGGCGCGGACGGAGTACGAGCGAGGGGTCGGCATCGTGCCCCTCGACGACGACGAGGTCTACGAGAACTTCGCGGCCGTGGGCTGAGGCGGCCGGGGTCTTCCCCACGCACGCACGCCTCGGGTACGTGCGTCCCCGGGGCGCCCAGGGACCCGGGGGCCGGTCAGGCGCCGGGCTCGGGCAGCTCGGGTCGGCTCGTCGCGAGACGGTCCCCGATGTCCCGCAGCCCCGCGAGGTCGTGCACGTCGCCGGGCAGCGCGGCCACCTCGGTGACCGCCACCTCGGGATGACGCGCGGTGAAGCGGTCGCGCGTGCGCTGCTCGCGGGCGAGCAGGTGCATCCGATCGGCGTGCAGCCTCAGCAGGCCCGCGGCGAGCTGGTCGACGGACCGCTCCGGCGCGTCGGCAGCCTCGGGAGGGGCGTCGGCAGAAGGTCGGGGCTCGGGGGTGGACCCGGAGGCGGGGCCGGTCTCAGAGGCGTGCTCGGTCTCGGGTGCGAGGTCGGTCTCCGACGAGGGGTCGGCCTCGGGGGCGGTCGCGGGTGAGAGGGAGGGCTCGGGAGCGTCTG
This region of Streptomyces ambofaciens ATCC 23877 genomic DNA includes:
- a CDS encoding helix-turn-helix domain-containing protein, encoding MTTVTPELLTVPEVMARLKVGRSKVYDLIRTRRLASIKIDGARRVPTDAVRDFIQDQLGEAI
- a CDS encoding site-specific integrase yields the protein MAKRRSRGDGGLHWDEKRQRWIATANLGFDPSGKRIVKRGSGKTKTEAKNKLKEVLRDHEDGLAIAPTGYTVADAVNDWLAYGLAGRDQRTVENCTHLSQKHVIPGLGARKLRDLSAEDVDRWLAAKAQTLSTRSLQAVHSCLNRAVKRAMARDKVKRNVVELCSVPQGQPGRPSKALTFAQAEAVLNAAEGTSMHAYIVVALLTGARTEELRALTWDHVFLKGSPDVEPPQPPHIAVWRSVRRGGDTKTRKSRRTLALPARCVEVLWQHFEDQGWERLAAGDKWEEHGLVFSSAVGKPLDATNVRRAFRQALKDANGINADEWTPRELRHSFVSLLSDRGVPLEEISRLVGHSGTAVTEEVYRKQIRPVIQTGAVVMDGIFKRGPAR
- a CDS encoding Pr6Pr family membrane protein, with the translated sequence MTASIPRDIPDLPAVPRPPKLLPSPVPATAVVTPVRRPLVAAFRLVTAVLALTGVTAQLLLGGPASRTLSHFTAQSSILLSLVMLASARRAWSARRPLSGALTGAALLYVTAAGLVHHLLLANPASPFAVPGSTGAGGWDTVAAHLLNTAVPVAAALDWLLLSVPGRLHLRQAAAWILYPLAYLAFTLARGELLLPGTEGRYLYPFLDVDQHGYKGVLGNALLLGLALYALGVLLVALDHIRPNPLRRRR
- a CDS encoding metallophosphoesterase gives rise to the protein MRARYGVPLGITAVGAAGLVYAAGFEARSFRLRRVTIPVLPSGMRPLRVLQVSDIHMVGGQRKKQRWLRSLAGLRPDFVINTGDNLSDPDGVPEVLDSLGPLMEFPGAYVFGSNDYYGPKLRNPARYLIEKAQGRHGLNGNAPAEGVVHNPWEDLRDGFDAAGWQNLTNTRGTLKVEGVSVELTGLDDPHIKRDRYAEVAGGPSGAADFSMGVVHAPYLRVLDSYTADGYPLILAGHTHGGQLCIPFYGALVTNCDLDTDRVKGLSTHTAEGRTAYLHVSAGCGTNRYTPVRFACPPEATLLTLVGRER
- a CDS encoding GatB/YqeY domain-containing protein, which translates into the protein MTTLKSKLQDDLNAAIKERDELRSSTLRLTLAAITKEEVAGKEKRELSDDEVQKVITREAKKRREAADAFAQGGRPESAEREKAEGEVLAAYLPKQLSDDELNTIVAQAVEEAKAAGAEGPRAMGAVMKIVNPKVAGQAEGGRVAAAVKKLLAG
- a CDS encoding transglycosylase domain-containing protein, whose protein sequence is MPKKRSGGGLSPTQQAAKFLGVSVLAGAVLAGIALPAVGALGLAAKGSVESFDALPANLKTPPLSQRTAILDAEGGTIATVYSRDRTVVALKDISPYMQKAIVAIEDSRFYEHGAVDLKGVLRALNKNARSGGVSEGASTLTQQYVKNVFVEEAGDDPTKVAQATQQTIGRKIRELKLAIQVEEELGKKKILENYLNITFFGQQAYGIEAAAQRYFSKSAKDLNVQESALLAGIVQSPSRYDPVNDEAEAVKRRNVVLTRMAQVGDISEAEAAKAKEAPLGLKVSRPKNGCITAVKGAGFFCDYVRAVFLSDPVFGKTKEDRAKVWNQGGLTIRTTMSPQAQESVQQSIKDHVYKKDDVATAATIVEPGTGKIVAMGQSRPYGVDIKNGETTLNLSVNSAMGGGAGYQPGSTFKPIVAAAAIEGGMPATKSYSSPYEMEYPSPVAACDGKNWVNNEGAELANENETEVGPYDMREATAKSVNTYYVQMISDIGICPVTQMAQKMGVERANGNELEQTPSIALGVTEVSPLTMASAYAAFASRGMYCTPVAIESISQRIGNKSKSLEVPKSTCSRAMSETTADTVNTLLKGVVEDGTGQQAGLDSRPSAGKTGTTDERFAAWFVGYTPDLAGAVWVGDPKHERKMVDITIGGVPHEKVFGGEVPGPIWGDMMAGALEGTPPNPFNLVDIPDSKDKDKGRGNDGGRGDDGGRDDGGNGDEGNEAGGVIGGLIDGGTGSGGGDGGFPGNIFQGQGNGGGIGGRRD
- the wblA gene encoding transcriptional regulator WblA; translation: MGWVTDWSAQAACRTTDPDELFVQGAAQNRAKAVCTGCPVRTECLADALDNRVEFGVWGGMTERERRALLRRRPTVTSWRRLLETARTEYERGVGIVPLDDDEVYENFAAVG